A genome region from Maniola jurtina chromosome 22, ilManJurt1.1, whole genome shotgun sequence includes the following:
- the LOC123876694 gene encoding titin-like isoform X1 — protein sequence MNPPSALFGAMNKERKPFTYTPGGLDLSEIKSERMAQRLMRNAMSEGVPETQVQTIQSPPPQLNSSAMPNFNCLPVQVFPTFPLPANPKSLLRSRSNANPSKASNSAKNITPTSSLLIADDKPSAGESKNINKPSLFTLKDNNAPLLINDTKSVSNNSSSFKTTNYGSDVHAEIILPEKSYDAEYFVMEPQANIERMGNESNKLEDNTITYRSGNNLLTSDILLDTATSIEINPVVLTSSALQERATNDNEQKKVKIVKKQSKTSENEADQNGDTEAAIVVKLPSKKSSAKTETKVEVSKKTLPDGSVEEVKTTITKTTIDGKTEIKTKTETQIFPKEEDDTVEIEEQEEEGEHVVIEENESERNEEESTTVTKKEISENNPTESEGESKTTEIKENGHIISGEEKSEISTTKKIVVIQSTDQEPEEDQEEEVEEKETEDGDVEVEQVIVLKKVEDKNTEQSNDVNGDSKMETADMNNEEEAEEVEEEVEEEEVVDEENEENGQTNLKVEDKNDTEEPEEDEEIEAEEVEAEEEQNEEVDEEKEQNDDKEQSQEKEKMTMTEIDQKSEEKEEPEEDAAEEYEEAEDVPVNIDLAEKSVDIISDKSTELLVKEEVEKIEQESESSEKVVPNQIPCSESSVPNEDSTKQKTDEQERVVKITFQSEPKVSFREPSIPLEKVEDVEIKPIGPAQEIIKKCHTEIITTTKDEPTGALSTQTNYNRIENIVTVNRTTKILDHAYEQAENTIPRVNPYFVPPNVCPPDRILSTPQPISKSYQPIFTPEPQTERRHSLLLDRLSVDRQIPVQQPDTYQNNYQYNNQSYGQNQWSQEPQSEVLTVSNVKPSAITKNQQWYQQSKREENYTSNIVTPTPVMPSQLSQPQFQPKQKPQQPPQPQPQAQPQYQHYVQPQYTPKQEFQPTYTDNSKQNSFNSGTTNFQQNTYPSYTPKPSWVSNTFDPKPTPAAQYNQYSTLKKESSESYQKTSQPFSSSYVPPPWEQDSSYVVENQNFYQPPPTAAYTPSTNQSWKPKQPVNKFSKPPPKAYIPPAPNQSFVKPVSSTDAQILPGRKTYYSEYERRYISVPESTYIPSETKYQAQPDPSPQYYFDNNEPTEMVEPQWRKELREFTEKTSQTTTTQTEKTSIIPPWEEDPKYATGYNTYTTKTVTPSWTQTLRPRSWRETSYEPEYVGSKEWPKTNTLGRGRPQSSYVRSNIDTIRERTRGVSVDRYNPNSYQSPPSSEHPPVQSHTLNANSHPKTYHNPSVPTYHARNSAESREQTAPSPYIQRTWAESKAPPVQSRSFKYLQWITGTED from the exons ATGAATCCTCCGTCAGCGTTGTTCGGCGCAATGAATAAAGAACGTAAGCCATTCACATATACGCCGGGAGGGCTAGATCTCTCTGAGATCAAATCAGAACGTATGGCCCAAAGGTTGATGAGGAATGCAATGAGCGAAGGAGTCCCTGAGACGCAAGTGCAGACGATACAATCACCCCCGCCTCAATTGAACTCAAGTGCAATGCCTAATTTCAATTGTTTACCTGTTCAAGTTTTTCCAACATTTCCCCTACCAGCGAACCCTAAATCATTATTGAGATCTAGAAGTAATGCTAATCCTTCAAAAGCATCAAATTCagcaaaaaatataactccGACGTCATCTTTACTTATTGCTGATGATAAACCTAGCGCAGGTGAATCGAAAAACATAAACAAACCATCTTTGTTTACGTTAAAGGATAATAATGCACCATTATTGATAAATGATACCAAAAGTGTGTCAAATAACTCATCTTCATTTAAAACAACTAATTATGGAAGCGATGTTCACGCAGAAATTATATTACCTGAGAAAAGCTATGATGCTGAATATTTTGTTATGGAACCTCAAGCAAACATTGAACGAATGGGAAATGAATCTAATAAATTAGAAGATAATACCATCACTTATCGAAGCGGCAACAACTTATTGACTTCAGATATTCTTTTGGATACTGCTACTAGTATTGAAATAAATCCAGTAGTACTAACATCTTCAGCGTTGCAAGAAAGAGCGACAAATGATAATGAACAG AAGAAAGTCAAAATTGTCAAAAAACAATCAAAGACTTCAGAAAATGAGGCAGACCAAAATGGTGACACTGAAGCAGCAATAGTAGTCAAATTACCATCAAAAAAATCATCAGCTAAGACTGAGACTAAAGTAGAAGTTTCAAAGAAAACATTGCCCGATGGTTCAGTAGAAGAAGTTAAAACAACTATTACAAAGACAACAATAGATGGTAAAACTGAGATAAAAACTAAAACGGAAACTCAAATTTTCCCAAAAGAAGAGGATGATACAGTAGAAATTGAAGAACAAGAGGAGGAAGGTGAACATGTAGTTATTGAAGAAAATGAAAGTGAGCGAAATGAAGAAGAGTCTACCACTGTAACAAAAAAAGAGATTTCTGAAAACAATCCCACAGAAAGTGAAGGAGAGTCCAAAACGactgaaataaaagaaaatggaCATATTATTAGCGGAgaagaaaaatctgaaataagtACTACAAAGAAGATAGTTGTGATTCAGTCCACGGATCAAGAACCTGAAGAAGACCAGGAAGAAGAGGTAGAAGAGAAAGAAACAGAAGATGGTGATGTTGAAGTAGAGCAagtaatagttttaaaaaaagttgaagATAAGAATACGGAACAGTCTAATGATGTGAACGGGGATAGTAAAATGGAAACAGCTGATATGAACAACGAAGAGGAGGCGGAAGAAGTGGAAGAAGaagtggaagaagaagaagtagtCGATGAAGAAAATGAAGAAAATGGACAAACAAATCTAAAAGTGGAGGATAAAAATGATACTGAAGAACCTGAAGAAGATGAAGAAATAGAAGCTGAAGAAGTTGAGGCCGAGGAAGAACAAAATGAAGAAGTCGATGAAGAAAAGGAACAAAATGATGATAAAGAACAATCGCaagaaaaggaaaagatgactatGACTGAAATTGATCAAAAGTCTGAAGAAAAAGAAGAACCTGAAGAGGACGCTGCGGAAGAATATGAAGAAGCAGAAGATGTACCGGTAAACATAGACTTGGCAGAAAAATCTGTCGACATTATTAGTGATAAAAGTACAGAATTGTTAGTAAAAGAAGAAGTTGAAAAGATAGAACAAGAGAGTGAATCTAGTGAAAAGGTAGTTCCAAATCAAATACCATGTTCGGAATCATCTGTGCCAAACGAAGATAGCACCAAACAAAAGACAGATGAACAAGAACGCGTAGTTAAAATAACTTTCCAGTCGGAACCAAAAGTGTCATTTAGAGAGCCATCGATTCCTCTTGAAAAAGTAGAAGATGTCGAGATTAAGCCAATCGGCCCAGctcaagaaataataaaaaagtgtcATACAGAAATAATAACTACTACGAAGGATGAACCAACTGGAGCATTAAGTACTCAGACTAATTACAACAGAATTGAAAATATTGTGACTGTAAACCGTACTACAAAAATTCTAGATCATGCATACGAACAGGCTGAGAATACTATTCCCCGTGTAAATCCTTACTTTGTACCTCCTAATGTTTGCCCCCCTGATCGTATTTTATCGACTCCGCAACCAATTTCAAAATCATATCAACCAATATTTACGCCAGAACCTCAAACAGAAAGGAGACATAGTTTACTTCTTGACAGACTTAGTGTGGATCGTCAAATTCCTGTACAGCAACCAGATACCTATCAAAATAATTACCAGTATAATAATCAAAGCTATGGACAAAACCAATGGTCGCAAGAACCACAATCTGAAGTTTTGACTGTAAGCAACGTTAAACCTAGTGCAATTACTAAAAACCAACAGTGGTATCAACAGAGTAAAAGAGAGGAAAATTATACTTCTAATATTGTAACGCCTACACCAGTTATGCCTAGTCAACTGTCTCAACCACAATTtcaaccaaaacaaaaaccCCAGCAACCACCACAACCACAACCACAAGCGCAACCACAATACCAGCATTATGTGCAACCCCAGTATACACCGAAACAGGAATTTCAACCAACTTATACAGATAATAGTAAACAGAATTCATTTAACAGTGGTACAACGAATTTCCAACAAAATACTTATCCAAGTTACACTCCAAAGCCAAGTTGGGTAAGCAATACTTTCGATCCAAAACCTACTCCTGCTGCCCAGTATAATCAGTATTCAACACTAAAAAAGGAATCAAGTGAAAGCTATCAGAAAACGTCACAACCATTTTCTTCGTCTTATGTTCCTCCACCTTGGGAACAAGACTCTAGTTATGTAGTGGAGAATCAAAATTTCTACCAACCACCACCTACTGCCGCTTACACTCCTAGTACAAATCAATCTTGGAAACCTAAACAACCGGTAAATAAATTTTCGAAACCACCGCCTAAAGCATATATCCCTCCGGCTCCAAACCAATCTTTTGTTAAGCCAGTGTCAAGTACTGATGCTCAAATATTGCCTGGCCGCAAAACTTACTACAGTGAATATGAAAGACGTTACATATCTGTGCCGGAATCTACATATATACCTAGTGAAACAAAGTACCAAGCTCAGCCTGACCCTTCTCCTCAGTACTATTTCGATAACAACGAACCAACCGAAATGGTGGAGCCACAATGGCGAAAAGAATTAAGAGAGTTCACGGAGAAGACTTCCCAAACTACAACTACACAAACTGAAAAGACTTCGATAATACCACCTTGGGAAGAAGACCCTAAGTATGCCACAGGATATAACACATATACCACAAAGACAGTAACACCAAGTTGGACTCAGACGTTAAGACCCCGTTCCTGGCGAGAAACTAGTTACGAACCCGAATATGTTGGATCTAAAGAGTGGCCAAAGACCAATACTCTCGGTCGTGGGCGTCCACAAAGCTCTTACGTAAGAAGCAATATCGATACGATTCGGGAAAGAACAAGAGGAGTATCGGTCGACCGATACAATCCTAATAGTTATCAATCGCCACCATCATCTGAACATCCTCCGGTTCAGAGTCACACGCTGAATGCAAACAGTCATCCAAAGACCTATCATAACCCTAGCGTGCCTACATATCACGCCCGCAACTCTGCTGAATCtag AGAGCAAACGGCACCATCACCTTACATTCAACGTACATGGGCGGAGTCGAAGGCTCCTCCTGTCCAATCCAGGTCATTCAAATACCTTCAATGGATAACTGGCACCGAGGATTAA
- the LOC123876694 gene encoding titin-like isoform X2, which yields MATKTTSAETEITKKVKIVKKQSKTSENEADQNGDTEAAIVVKLPSKKSSAKTETKVEVSKKTLPDGSVEEVKTTITKTTIDGKTEIKTKTETQIFPKEEDDTVEIEEQEEEGEHVVIEENESERNEEESTTVTKKEISENNPTESEGESKTTEIKENGHIISGEEKSEISTTKKIVVIQSTDQEPEEDQEEEVEEKETEDGDVEVEQVIVLKKVEDKNTEQSNDVNGDSKMETADMNNEEEAEEVEEEVEEEEVVDEENEENGQTNLKVEDKNDTEEPEEDEEIEAEEVEAEEEQNEEVDEEKEQNDDKEQSQEKEKMTMTEIDQKSEEKEEPEEDAAEEYEEAEDVPVNIDLAEKSVDIISDKSTELLVKEEVEKIEQESESSEKVVPNQIPCSESSVPNEDSTKQKTDEQERVVKITFQSEPKVSFREPSIPLEKVEDVEIKPIGPAQEIIKKCHTEIITTTKDEPTGALSTQTNYNRIENIVTVNRTTKILDHAYEQAENTIPRVNPYFVPPNVCPPDRILSTPQPISKSYQPIFTPEPQTERRHSLLLDRLSVDRQIPVQQPDTYQNNYQYNNQSYGQNQWSQEPQSEVLTVSNVKPSAITKNQQWYQQSKREENYTSNIVTPTPVMPSQLSQPQFQPKQKPQQPPQPQPQAQPQYQHYVQPQYTPKQEFQPTYTDNSKQNSFNSGTTNFQQNTYPSYTPKPSWVSNTFDPKPTPAAQYNQYSTLKKESSESYQKTSQPFSSSYVPPPWEQDSSYVVENQNFYQPPPTAAYTPSTNQSWKPKQPVNKFSKPPPKAYIPPAPNQSFVKPVSSTDAQILPGRKTYYSEYERRYISVPESTYIPSETKYQAQPDPSPQYYFDNNEPTEMVEPQWRKELREFTEKTSQTTTTQTEKTSIIPPWEEDPKYATGYNTYTTKTVTPSWTQTLRPRSWRETSYEPEYVGSKEWPKTNTLGRGRPQSSYVRSNIDTIRERTRGVSVDRYNPNSYQSPPSSEHPPVQSHTLNANSHPKTYHNPSVPTYHARNSAESREQTAPSPYIQRTWAESKAPPVQSRSFKYLQWITGTED from the exons ATGGCAACTAAAACAACGTCTGCAGAGACAGAAATAACA AAGAAAGTCAAAATTGTCAAAAAACAATCAAAGACTTCAGAAAATGAGGCAGACCAAAATGGTGACACTGAAGCAGCAATAGTAGTCAAATTACCATCAAAAAAATCATCAGCTAAGACTGAGACTAAAGTAGAAGTTTCAAAGAAAACATTGCCCGATGGTTCAGTAGAAGAAGTTAAAACAACTATTACAAAGACAACAATAGATGGTAAAACTGAGATAAAAACTAAAACGGAAACTCAAATTTTCCCAAAAGAAGAGGATGATACAGTAGAAATTGAAGAACAAGAGGAGGAAGGTGAACATGTAGTTATTGAAGAAAATGAAAGTGAGCGAAATGAAGAAGAGTCTACCACTGTAACAAAAAAAGAGATTTCTGAAAACAATCCCACAGAAAGTGAAGGAGAGTCCAAAACGactgaaataaaagaaaatggaCATATTATTAGCGGAgaagaaaaatctgaaataagtACTACAAAGAAGATAGTTGTGATTCAGTCCACGGATCAAGAACCTGAAGAAGACCAGGAAGAAGAGGTAGAAGAGAAAGAAACAGAAGATGGTGATGTTGAAGTAGAGCAagtaatagttttaaaaaaagttgaagATAAGAATACGGAACAGTCTAATGATGTGAACGGGGATAGTAAAATGGAAACAGCTGATATGAACAACGAAGAGGAGGCGGAAGAAGTGGAAGAAGaagtggaagaagaagaagtagtCGATGAAGAAAATGAAGAAAATGGACAAACAAATCTAAAAGTGGAGGATAAAAATGATACTGAAGAACCTGAAGAAGATGAAGAAATAGAAGCTGAAGAAGTTGAGGCCGAGGAAGAACAAAATGAAGAAGTCGATGAAGAAAAGGAACAAAATGATGATAAAGAACAATCGCaagaaaaggaaaagatgactatGACTGAAATTGATCAAAAGTCTGAAGAAAAAGAAGAACCTGAAGAGGACGCTGCGGAAGAATATGAAGAAGCAGAAGATGTACCGGTAAACATAGACTTGGCAGAAAAATCTGTCGACATTATTAGTGATAAAAGTACAGAATTGTTAGTAAAAGAAGAAGTTGAAAAGATAGAACAAGAGAGTGAATCTAGTGAAAAGGTAGTTCCAAATCAAATACCATGTTCGGAATCATCTGTGCCAAACGAAGATAGCACCAAACAAAAGACAGATGAACAAGAACGCGTAGTTAAAATAACTTTCCAGTCGGAACCAAAAGTGTCATTTAGAGAGCCATCGATTCCTCTTGAAAAAGTAGAAGATGTCGAGATTAAGCCAATCGGCCCAGctcaagaaataataaaaaagtgtcATACAGAAATAATAACTACTACGAAGGATGAACCAACTGGAGCATTAAGTACTCAGACTAATTACAACAGAATTGAAAATATTGTGACTGTAAACCGTACTACAAAAATTCTAGATCATGCATACGAACAGGCTGAGAATACTATTCCCCGTGTAAATCCTTACTTTGTACCTCCTAATGTTTGCCCCCCTGATCGTATTTTATCGACTCCGCAACCAATTTCAAAATCATATCAACCAATATTTACGCCAGAACCTCAAACAGAAAGGAGACATAGTTTACTTCTTGACAGACTTAGTGTGGATCGTCAAATTCCTGTACAGCAACCAGATACCTATCAAAATAATTACCAGTATAATAATCAAAGCTATGGACAAAACCAATGGTCGCAAGAACCACAATCTGAAGTTTTGACTGTAAGCAACGTTAAACCTAGTGCAATTACTAAAAACCAACAGTGGTATCAACAGAGTAAAAGAGAGGAAAATTATACTTCTAATATTGTAACGCCTACACCAGTTATGCCTAGTCAACTGTCTCAACCACAATTtcaaccaaaacaaaaaccCCAGCAACCACCACAACCACAACCACAAGCGCAACCACAATACCAGCATTATGTGCAACCCCAGTATACACCGAAACAGGAATTTCAACCAACTTATACAGATAATAGTAAACAGAATTCATTTAACAGTGGTACAACGAATTTCCAACAAAATACTTATCCAAGTTACACTCCAAAGCCAAGTTGGGTAAGCAATACTTTCGATCCAAAACCTACTCCTGCTGCCCAGTATAATCAGTATTCAACACTAAAAAAGGAATCAAGTGAAAGCTATCAGAAAACGTCACAACCATTTTCTTCGTCTTATGTTCCTCCACCTTGGGAACAAGACTCTAGTTATGTAGTGGAGAATCAAAATTTCTACCAACCACCACCTACTGCCGCTTACACTCCTAGTACAAATCAATCTTGGAAACCTAAACAACCGGTAAATAAATTTTCGAAACCACCGCCTAAAGCATATATCCCTCCGGCTCCAAACCAATCTTTTGTTAAGCCAGTGTCAAGTACTGATGCTCAAATATTGCCTGGCCGCAAAACTTACTACAGTGAATATGAAAGACGTTACATATCTGTGCCGGAATCTACATATATACCTAGTGAAACAAAGTACCAAGCTCAGCCTGACCCTTCTCCTCAGTACTATTTCGATAACAACGAACCAACCGAAATGGTGGAGCCACAATGGCGAAAAGAATTAAGAGAGTTCACGGAGAAGACTTCCCAAACTACAACTACACAAACTGAAAAGACTTCGATAATACCACCTTGGGAAGAAGACCCTAAGTATGCCACAGGATATAACACATATACCACAAAGACAGTAACACCAAGTTGGACTCAGACGTTAAGACCCCGTTCCTGGCGAGAAACTAGTTACGAACCCGAATATGTTGGATCTAAAGAGTGGCCAAAGACCAATACTCTCGGTCGTGGGCGTCCACAAAGCTCTTACGTAAGAAGCAATATCGATACGATTCGGGAAAGAACAAGAGGAGTATCGGTCGACCGATACAATCCTAATAGTTATCAATCGCCACCATCATCTGAACATCCTCCGGTTCAGAGTCACACGCTGAATGCAAACAGTCATCCAAAGACCTATCATAACCCTAGCGTGCCTACATATCACGCCCGCAACTCTGCTGAATCtag AGAGCAAACGGCACCATCACCTTACATTCAACGTACATGGGCGGAGTCGAAGGCTCCTCCTGTCCAATCCAGGTCATTCAAATACCTTCAATGGATAACTGGCACCGAGGATTAA